A genome region from Microbacterium terricola includes the following:
- a CDS encoding sensor histidine kinase, producing the protein MFRPLKTYQLVIDLVVAVVFFCAAGLLAGAATGSRTDLLIALMMAAALAVRRLSPPLSLGIAWAGAIAQMLIGLDPIASNLAIFAVLFATAAYGTRTVFWAGFASAIVGAIVITLYLLRWRVSVTGLSWDAVPAAAATLIAALFALLLSWTAGALVRAGMRTRETRAAQVQAEAETVAEQERVRIARDMHDVVAHSLAVVIAQADGARYAAAADPAVAADALATISTTARAALADVRLLLTQLRHAQSEGPQPTLADLEALYAQVRAAGVDLRVDVDPAPAGDPPAAVQLAAYRILQEALTNALRHGDGAAVDVTLSWLPDRVELSVRNGIGDRAATDGPRGGHGLIGMRERAQLAGGTLEAGAHDDAFVVRATIPIAGAIR; encoded by the coding sequence GTGTTCCGCCCCCTGAAGACGTACCAGCTCGTCATCGATCTCGTGGTGGCCGTGGTGTTCTTCTGCGCGGCCGGGCTGCTCGCCGGCGCGGCCACGGGCTCGCGGACCGACCTGCTGATCGCCCTCATGATGGCGGCGGCGCTCGCCGTGCGCCGGCTGTCGCCGCCGCTCTCGCTCGGGATCGCCTGGGCCGGGGCGATCGCGCAGATGCTGATCGGCCTCGACCCGATCGCGAGCAACCTCGCGATCTTCGCGGTGCTGTTCGCGACCGCCGCGTACGGCACGCGCACGGTGTTCTGGGCGGGCTTCGCGTCGGCGATCGTCGGCGCGATCGTGATCACCCTCTACCTGCTGCGCTGGCGCGTGTCGGTGACCGGCTTGTCGTGGGACGCCGTGCCCGCCGCCGCGGCGACGCTCATCGCCGCGCTCTTCGCGCTCCTGCTGTCGTGGACGGCCGGCGCGCTCGTGCGGGCGGGGATGCGCACCCGCGAGACGCGCGCGGCGCAGGTCCAGGCCGAGGCCGAGACGGTGGCCGAGCAGGAGCGCGTGCGGATCGCCCGCGACATGCACGACGTCGTCGCCCATTCGCTGGCGGTGGTGATCGCGCAGGCCGATGGTGCGCGGTACGCCGCCGCAGCCGATCCCGCCGTCGCCGCCGACGCGCTGGCGACGATCTCCACCACGGCCAGGGCGGCGCTCGCCGACGTGCGACTGCTGCTCACGCAGCTGCGCCACGCGCAGTCCGAGGGCCCCCAGCCCACTCTCGCCGACCTCGAGGCGCTCTACGCGCAGGTGCGGGCGGCCGGGGTCGACCTGCGCGTCGACGTCGATCCGGCGCCCGCCGGCGATCCTCCTGCGGCGGTGCAGCTGGCCGCGTACCGGATCCTGCAGGAGGCGCTCACCAACGCCCTGCGCCACGGCGACGGCGCCGCGGTGGACGTGACGCTGTCGTGGCTGCCCGACCGGGTCGAGCTGTCGGTGCGCAACGGGATCGGGGACCGCGCGGCGACCGATGGACCCCGTGGCGGTCATGGACTCATCGGGATGCGCGAGCGCGCTCAGCTGGCCGGCGGGACGCTGGAGGCCGGCGCCCACGACGACGCCTTCGTCGTCCGCGCCACCATCCCGATCGCCGGGGCGATCCGATGA
- a CDS encoding TIGR03842 family LLM class F420-dependent oxidoreductase: MDFGVVLQTNPPAARTVQLAVLAEAHGFSHVWTFDSHLLWQEPYVIHSAILNATRRVTVGPFVTNPATRDWTVTASVFATLNEMYGNRTICGIGRGDSAVRVTNGKPVSMAELRESIHVIRELANSRPVDYKGATLQFPWSRGSSLDVWVAAYGPLALKLAGEVGDGFILQLADVDIAAWMIRTVKDAAAAVGRDPESLAFCVAAPMYIGTDVAHMRDQCRWFGGMVGNHVADIVAKYGPSTDPGGGAGVPQALTDYIAGREGYDYNSHGRAENDHVDFVPDEIVDRFCILGTGEEHIAKLEQLRAIGVTQFAGYLQHDNKEETLRVYGETVIPALSEHITAKS; this comes from the coding sequence ATGGACTTCGGCGTCGTCCTGCAGACCAATCCGCCCGCAGCGCGCACGGTGCAGCTCGCCGTGCTCGCCGAGGCCCACGGGTTCAGTCACGTGTGGACCTTCGACTCGCACCTGCTGTGGCAGGAGCCGTACGTCATCCACTCGGCGATCCTGAACGCCACCAGGCGGGTCACGGTCGGCCCCTTCGTGACCAACCCGGCCACCCGCGACTGGACGGTCACGGCGTCGGTGTTCGCGACGCTCAACGAGATGTACGGCAACCGCACGATCTGCGGCATCGGGCGCGGCGACTCGGCGGTGCGCGTCACCAACGGGAAGCCCGTCTCGATGGCCGAGCTGCGTGAGTCGATCCACGTCATCCGCGAGCTCGCCAACTCGCGACCCGTCGACTACAAGGGGGCGACGCTGCAGTTCCCGTGGAGCCGCGGCTCGTCGCTCGACGTCTGGGTCGCCGCGTACGGCCCGCTCGCCCTGAAGCTCGCCGGAGAGGTCGGCGACGGGTTCATCCTGCAGCTGGCCGACGTCGACATCGCGGCCTGGATGATCCGAACCGTGAAGGATGCCGCTGCCGCCGTCGGCCGCGACCCCGAATCCCTGGCGTTCTGCGTGGCGGCGCCGATGTACATCGGCACGGATGTCGCGCACATGCGCGACCAGTGCCGCTGGTTCGGCGGGATGGTGGGCAACCACGTCGCCGACATCGTGGCGAAGTACGGCCCTTCGACGGACCCAGGGGGCGGCGCGGGCGTGCCGCAGGCGCTCACGGACTACATCGCGGGGCGCGAGGGGTACGACTACAACTCGCACGGGCGCGCCGAGAACGACCACGTCGACTTCGTGCCGGACGAGATCGTCGACCGCTTCTGCATCCTGGGCACCGGCGAGGAGCACATCGCCAAGCTCGAGCAGCTGCGCGCGATCGGCGTCACCCAGTTCGCGGGCTACCTCCAGCACGACAACAAGGAGGAGACGCTGCGCGTGTACGGCGAGACCGTCATCCCCGCGCTCTCCGAGCACATCACGGCCAAGTCATGA
- a CDS encoding aminotransferase class I/II-fold pyridoxal phosphate-dependent enzyme, with translation MRLGDEIRDRSPQGIAGVIARLITEGVLVSGDRLPTVRDLAAELMVSPATVSAAWQALARTGMIVSRGRAGTFVRGMRRDWLTRRVNGLSAHAGEWRLDLSLGTPDPALLPSLKTAFSHVSLRADTGRYHDLPVLPELAALLERTWPSRAGAITVVDGALDGISRTLEQVVRFGDRVAVESPGFPYFFDLIDALGAEAVPLRLDDEGVLPGSLAHALSERPTAVILQPRAHNPTGASMSAERARRLAGVIGAARDGDRVVVIEDDHSGLISMAPDVTLGRWLPDQVVHVRSFSKSHGPDLRIAALGGPARIVERIVARRMLGPGWTSRLLQTVLLDMLTDRGAVAAVRVARLAYRDREEALVSALRREGVQVPHPDGLNLWLPVADERAAAVHLATAGIAVAAGAPFVVGDHVAPHVRVTSGMVAADAADVARELARASRAAPR, from the coding sequence ATGAGGCTCGGCGACGAGATCCGCGACCGCTCTCCGCAGGGCATCGCGGGCGTCATCGCCCGGCTGATCACCGAGGGCGTGCTCGTCTCGGGAGATCGCCTGCCGACCGTCCGCGACCTGGCGGCGGAGCTGATGGTGAGCCCCGCGACGGTGAGCGCCGCCTGGCAGGCGCTGGCTCGGACCGGCATGATCGTCTCGCGCGGGCGGGCGGGCACCTTCGTGCGCGGGATGCGGCGGGACTGGCTCACCCGGCGGGTGAACGGCCTGTCGGCCCATGCGGGCGAGTGGCGCCTCGATCTGTCGCTCGGCACGCCCGACCCGGCCCTGCTGCCGTCGCTGAAGACGGCCTTCTCGCACGTGTCGCTGCGGGCAGACACCGGCCGGTACCACGACCTCCCTGTGCTGCCGGAGCTCGCGGCCCTGCTCGAGCGCACCTGGCCCTCCCGCGCCGGGGCGATCACCGTGGTGGACGGCGCACTGGACGGCATCTCCCGCACGCTCGAGCAGGTGGTGCGCTTCGGCGACCGCGTCGCCGTGGAGTCCCCCGGCTTCCCCTACTTCTTCGACCTGATCGATGCGCTCGGGGCCGAGGCCGTTCCACTCAGGCTCGACGACGAGGGGGTGCTGCCCGGCTCCCTCGCGCACGCCCTGAGCGAGCGCCCGACCGCCGTGATCCTGCAGCCGCGCGCCCACAACCCGACCGGAGCGTCCATGTCGGCCGAGCGCGCCCGCCGCCTGGCGGGGGTGATCGGGGCTGCGCGCGACGGCGACCGCGTCGTCGTGATCGAAGACGACCATTCCGGCCTCATCTCGATGGCACCCGATGTCACCCTGGGGCGCTGGCTGCCCGACCAGGTGGTGCACGTGCGCAGCTTCTCGAAATCGCACGGGCCGGACCTGCGCATCGCGGCGCTCGGCGGGCCCGCCCGCATCGTCGAGCGGATCGTGGCGCGCCGGATGCTCGGGCCCGGCTGGACTTCCCGGCTGCTGCAGACGGTGCTGCTGGACATGCTCACCGACCGTGGCGCGGTCGCGGCCGTCCGCGTGGCGCGGCTCGCGTACCGCGATCGGGAGGAGGCGCTGGTGAGCGCGCTGCGGCGCGAGGGCGTGCAGGTGCCCCACCCTGACGGACTGAACCTCTGGCTGCCGGTCGCCGACGAGCGAGCGGCAGCCGTGCACCTGGCCACCGCGGGCATCGCCGTGGCGGCCGGTGCGCCCTTCGTGGTCGGCGACCACGTCGCCCCGCACGTGCGGGTCACCTCGGGGATGGTCGCCGCCGACGCGGCGGACGTCGCCAGAGAGCTGGCGAGGGCGTCCCGCGCCGCGCCCCGCTGA
- the hydA gene encoding dihydropyrimidinase gives MSTTLITGGTVVSATGRSLADVLIDGERIAAVLTPGSELLGTDVAASVDTVIDATGKYVIPGGIDAHTHMELPFGGTAAIDTFETGTRAAAWGGTTSIIDFAVQRYGERIQDGLAAWHDKAASNCAIDYGFHQIIGGVDADALAAMPGLIDEGITSFKLFMAYPGVFYSDDAQVLKAMQVSRDTGLLTMMHAENGPVIDVLAAQLIEEGKTDPYFHGIARAWQMEEEATHRAIMLAHLTGAPLYVVHVSAKQAVEQLAWARDRGQNVFGETCPQYLYLSLEEQLGASSEEWGAFEGAKWVCSTPLRSRAEGHQDHMWQALRTNDLQMVSTDHCPFCMKDQKELGRGDFRAIPNGIGSIEHRMDLMYQGVVTGKITLERWVELTSTTPARMFGLYGRKGVIQPGADGDIVIYDPNGHTSIGYGKTHHMNMDHSAWEGFEIDGHVDTVLSRGKVIVDDGRYLGSKGDGRYLKRGLSQYLV, from the coding sequence ATGAGCACCACCCTCATCACCGGCGGGACCGTCGTGTCGGCCACCGGCCGCTCGCTCGCCGACGTCCTCATCGACGGCGAGCGGATCGCCGCCGTGCTCACGCCCGGCTCCGAGCTGCTCGGCACCGATGTCGCGGCATCCGTCGACACCGTCATCGATGCGACGGGCAAGTACGTGATCCCCGGCGGCATCGACGCGCACACGCACATGGAGCTGCCCTTCGGCGGCACCGCCGCGATCGACACGTTCGAGACGGGCACCCGCGCGGCGGCGTGGGGCGGCACCACCTCGATCATCGACTTCGCCGTGCAGCGGTACGGCGAGCGCATCCAGGACGGACTCGCCGCCTGGCACGACAAGGCCGCGAGCAACTGCGCGATCGACTACGGCTTCCATCAGATCATCGGCGGCGTGGATGCCGACGCCCTCGCCGCGATGCCGGGGCTCATCGACGAGGGCATCACGAGCTTCAAGCTCTTCATGGCGTATCCGGGCGTCTTCTACTCCGATGACGCGCAGGTGCTCAAGGCGATGCAGGTGAGCCGGGACACCGGCCTGCTGACGATGATGCATGCCGAGAACGGTCCCGTCATCGACGTGCTCGCCGCGCAGCTGATCGAGGAGGGCAAGACCGACCCGTACTTCCACGGCATCGCCCGCGCCTGGCAGATGGAGGAGGAGGCGACGCACCGCGCGATCATGCTCGCCCATCTGACCGGGGCACCCCTGTACGTCGTGCACGTCAGCGCCAAGCAGGCCGTCGAGCAGCTCGCCTGGGCCCGCGACCGCGGCCAGAACGTGTTCGGCGAGACGTGCCCGCAGTATCTGTACCTCTCCCTGGAGGAGCAGCTGGGCGCGTCGAGCGAGGAGTGGGGAGCGTTCGAGGGCGCCAAGTGGGTCTGCTCGACGCCGCTGCGCTCCCGCGCGGAGGGGCACCAGGACCACATGTGGCAGGCGCTGCGCACCAACGACCTGCAGATGGTCTCGACCGACCACTGCCCCTTCTGCATGAAGGACCAGAAGGAGCTCGGCCGGGGCGACTTCCGGGCCATCCCGAACGGCATCGGCTCGATCGAGCACCGGATGGACCTCATGTACCAGGGTGTCGTGACCGGGAAGATCACGCTGGAGCGCTGGGTGGAGCTGACGTCGACGACCCCCGCGCGGATGTTCGGGCTCTACGGCCGCAAGGGCGTCATCCAGCCGGGCGCCGACGGCGACATCGTGATCTACGACCCGAACGGGCACACCTCGATCGGGTACGGCAAGACCCACCACATGAACATGGACCACTCCGCGTGGGAGGGCTTCGAGATCGACGGCCACGTCGACACGGTCCTGTCGCGCGGGAAGGTCATCGTCGACGACGGCCGGTACCTCGGCTCGAAGGGCGACGGCCGCTACCTCAAGCGCGGCCTGAGCCAGTACCTCGTGTGA
- a CDS encoding hemerythrin domain-containing protein: MPATPLPASGDAPTAKTCDASGMAMIHRVFRRGFGEAPDLVRGVAPGDTAHAAVVADQLRLLATGLHAHHEGEDERLWAPLEERAPGCAAHVERMKEQHQAILAPLSDLDAAIAPWAATATDAADVLAALAGINAALAVHLPDEEQNIVPVMETVITQKEAEWFAEHGRKATPKGQTWNSLGMILAAQPDGGESFLHDELPAPVRMLWRWVGAPRYAKHRAALEGR; the protein is encoded by the coding sequence ATGCCCGCGACTCCCCTGCCCGCCAGCGGCGACGCACCCACCGCGAAGACCTGCGACGCCAGCGGCATGGCCATGATCCACCGGGTCTTCCGCCGCGGCTTCGGCGAGGCGCCGGACCTCGTCCGCGGGGTGGCGCCGGGCGACACCGCGCACGCCGCGGTGGTGGCCGATCAGCTTCGGCTGCTGGCGACCGGGCTGCACGCCCATCACGAGGGCGAGGACGAGCGGCTCTGGGCCCCGCTCGAGGAGCGCGCCCCGGGGTGCGCCGCCCACGTCGAGCGCATGAAGGAGCAGCATCAGGCGATCCTCGCGCCGCTCAGCGACCTCGACGCGGCGATCGCCCCGTGGGCGGCGACGGCGACGGACGCCGCCGACGTGCTCGCCGCGCTGGCGGGCATCAACGCCGCGCTCGCCGTGCATCTGCCCGACGAGGAGCAGAACATCGTGCCCGTGATGGAGACGGTCATCACGCAGAAGGAGGCGGAATGGTTCGCCGAGCACGGCCGCAAGGCGACGCCGAAGGGACAGACCTGGAACAGCCTCGGCATGATCCTGGCCGCGCAGCCGGACGGCGGCGAGTCCTTCCTGCACGATGAGCTGCCGGCGCCGGTGCGGATGCTGTGGCGCTGGGTCGGCGCGCCGCGCTACGCCAAGCACCGCGCCGCCCTCGAAGGGCGCTGA
- a CDS encoding ABC transporter ATP-binding protein has product MELTSTDLGLAARVQQLTKTYGTGTGAVRALDQVSVGIRRGEFTAIMGPSGSGKSTLMHIMAGLDAPTTGRAWIGDTDITDLSDLELTILRRRRVGFVFQAFNLVPTLDAIGNILLPFDLDGRRPSALERARIDGLVATLGLADRLRHRPHELSGGQQQRVAIARALATSPDLVFADEPTGNLDSRSGREVLALLQAATREHGQSIAMVTHDPIAASHADRVVFLGDGRVVADKPRQSAEEISAYMLASELGTAAAEPAEPAAEVLS; this is encoded by the coding sequence ATGGAACTCACATCGACAGACCTGGGGCTCGCCGCCCGGGTGCAGCAGCTCACCAAGACCTACGGCACCGGAACGGGAGCCGTGCGCGCCCTCGACCAGGTGTCCGTCGGCATCCGCCGCGGCGAGTTCACCGCCATCATGGGGCCGTCCGGCTCGGGCAAGTCCACACTCATGCACATCATGGCCGGGCTCGACGCGCCCACCACCGGCCGGGCGTGGATCGGCGACACCGACATCACCGACCTCAGCGACCTCGAGCTCACGATCCTGCGCCGCCGCCGCGTCGGCTTCGTCTTCCAGGCGTTCAACCTGGTGCCCACCCTCGACGCGATCGGCAACATCCTGCTGCCGTTCGACCTCGACGGGCGCCGGCCCTCCGCGCTCGAGCGCGCCCGCATCGACGGGCTCGTCGCCACGCTCGGCCTCGCCGACCGGCTGCGGCACCGCCCGCACGAGCTCAGCGGCGGACAGCAGCAGCGCGTCGCGATCGCCCGGGCGCTGGCCACGAGCCCCGACCTGGTCTTCGCCGACGAGCCCACGGGCAACCTCGACTCCCGCAGCGGCCGCGAGGTGCTCGCCCTCCTCCAGGCGGCCACCCGCGAGCACGGGCAGTCCATCGCGATGGTCACGCACGACCCGATCGCGGCCAGCCACGCCGACCGGGTCGTGTTCCTGGGCGACGGGCGGGTGGTGGCCGACAAGCCGCGCCAGAGCGCCGAGGAGATCTCCGCGTACATGCTCGCGTCCGAGCTGGGCACGGCTGCCGCCGAGCCCGCCGAGCCCGCCGCCGAGGTGCTGTCGTGA
- a CDS encoding ABC transporter permease: MGASILVAAISTAFGVLLITVTGYIGAMLRGIPVFGTSETLAAIVAILGMLLLAVAVYVAAIVTANTFSTIVAGRTRRIALLRLIGASARSQRAEVARQGLVVGAIGAFTGLVVGTLAGMALVAVVDRMVGQDVAYTVAQPALLFPAVAVVLTTWAAAWAGSRRVLTVTPLQALGGTVEPSRTEVAGRRGRHTVAIVFAVIGLALLAGGLALGLVSPLGVVVAFFGGLFSFTALTMSAAVVMPPLLRLTGRLFGRSTVARLAAENALRYPERSSRMAIGVVMGVALVTMFAVASESVKALAAVSSGGEVDPAFAQMLDSFSAVMMALVAVSAVIAAVGLVNLLTIGVVQRRRELGMLRALGLSSAQVRRMVLLEAAHLTVTALAFGLVLGVLYGWIAAQSVLGSVPIPPAWMAPTLVAPAIPLVPVLVVVAATAVLTLVAAVVPTRLATRVAPVEALAE; encoded by the coding sequence ATGGGCGCCAGCATCCTGGTCGCCGCCATCTCCACCGCGTTCGGGGTGCTCCTCATCACCGTCACCGGCTACATCGGCGCGATGCTGCGCGGCATCCCGGTCTTCGGCACGTCCGAGACGCTGGCGGCGATCGTCGCGATCCTCGGGATGCTGCTGCTCGCGGTCGCCGTCTACGTCGCCGCGATCGTGACCGCCAACACGTTCTCGACCATCGTCGCGGGGCGCACCAGGCGCATCGCCCTCCTCCGGCTCATCGGCGCCTCGGCCCGGTCGCAGCGCGCGGAGGTGGCCAGGCAGGGACTCGTGGTCGGCGCGATCGGCGCCTTCACGGGCCTGGTCGTCGGCACGCTCGCGGGCATGGCCCTCGTGGCGGTCGTCGACCGGATGGTCGGGCAGGACGTGGCGTACACGGTCGCTCAGCCCGCGCTGCTGTTCCCCGCCGTCGCCGTGGTGCTCACCACCTGGGCCGCCGCGTGGGCCGGTTCGCGCCGCGTCCTCACCGTGACGCCGCTGCAGGCGCTCGGGGGCACCGTCGAACCGAGCCGCACCGAGGTGGCCGGCCGTCGTGGTCGCCACACCGTCGCCATCGTGTTCGCGGTGATCGGGCTCGCGCTGCTCGCCGGCGGGCTCGCCCTCGGCCTCGTCAGCCCGCTCGGCGTCGTGGTGGCGTTCTTCGGCGGACTCTTCTCCTTCACGGCCCTCACGATGTCGGCCGCCGTCGTCATGCCCCCGCTGCTGCGGCTCACGGGTCGCCTGTTCGGCCGCTCGACGGTCGCCCGGCTCGCCGCCGAGAACGCCCTCCGGTACCCGGAGCGCTCCAGCCGCATGGCCATCGGCGTGGTGATGGGCGTCGCCCTCGTGACGATGTTCGCCGTCGCGTCGGAATCCGTGAAGGCGCTCGCCGCCGTGTCCAGCGGGGGAGAGGTGGACCCCGCCTTCGCGCAGATGCTCGACTCGTTCTCCGCCGTCATGATGGCCCTCGTCGCCGTGAGCGCGGTGATCGCGGCGGTGGGCCTGGTGAACCTCCTCACCATCGGCGTCGTGCAGCGGCGCAGGGAGCTCGGGATGCTGCGGGCCCTCGGCCTGTCGTCCGCCCAGGTGCGACGGATGGTGCTGCTCGAGGCTGCGCACCTCACGGTCACGGCGCTCGCCTTCGGGCTCGTGCTCGGCGTCCTCTACGGCTGGATCGCCGCGCAGTCCGTGCTCGGGTCTGTGCCCATTCCGCCGGCCTGGATGGCGCCGACGCTCGTCGCCCCCGCGATCCCGCTGGTCCCCGTGCTCGTCGTCGTCGCCGCGACGGCCGTGCTCACGCTGGTCGCCGCGGTCGTCCCGACGAGGCTGGCGACCCGGGTGGCGCCGGTGGAGGCGCTCGCCGAGTAG
- a CDS encoding nitrilase-related carbon-nitrogen hydrolase, with protein MTTVRAAITQTTWTGDKASMLDKHEQFARDAAAQGAQVLCFQELFYGPYFGITQDKKYYRYAEPADGPIVQRFAALAKELGTVMVLPIYEEQQTGVYYNTSVLVDADGSVKGVYRKNHIPHVEKFWEKFYFRPGNLGYPVFETAVGRIGMYICYDRHFPEGWRELGLNGAHMVFNPNATKPGLSNRLWEIEQPAAAVANGYFVLAPNRVGREDNEYGDEAVTFYGKSQVVDPRGNYVGALGSGEHEELLVRDLDMDLVQAMRDDWQFYRDRRPDSYGGIVAP; from the coding sequence ATGACGACGGTACGCGCAGCGATCACGCAGACGACATGGACGGGCGACAAGGCGTCCATGCTCGACAAGCACGAGCAGTTCGCCCGGGATGCGGCGGCGCAGGGCGCGCAGGTGCTCTGCTTCCAGGAGCTGTTCTACGGCCCCTACTTCGGCATCACCCAGGACAAGAAGTACTACCGCTACGCCGAGCCCGCCGACGGCCCGATCGTGCAGCGCTTCGCCGCCCTCGCGAAGGAGCTCGGCACGGTCATGGTGCTGCCGATCTACGAGGAGCAGCAGACCGGCGTGTACTACAACACGTCCGTGCTGGTCGACGCCGACGGGTCCGTGAAGGGCGTGTACCGCAAGAACCACATCCCGCACGTGGAGAAGTTCTGGGAGAAGTTCTACTTCCGCCCGGGCAACCTCGGGTACCCGGTGTTCGAGACGGCGGTCGGCCGGATCGGCATGTACATCTGCTACGACCGCCACTTCCCCGAGGGATGGCGCGAGCTCGGCCTGAACGGCGCGCACATGGTCTTCAACCCCAACGCGACCAAGCCGGGGCTGTCGAACCGGCTGTGGGAGATCGAGCAGCCGGCGGCCGCCGTGGCGAACGGCTACTTCGTCCTCGCGCCCAACCGGGTCGGCCGCGAGGACAACGAGTACGGCGACGAGGCGGTCACCTTCTACGGCAAGAGCCAGGTCGTCGATCCCCGCGGCAACTACGTGGGGGCGCTCGGCTCTGGCGAGCACGAGGAGCTGCTGGTGCGCGACCTCGACATGGACCTGGTGCAGGCGATGCGGGACGACTGGCAGTTCTACCGCGATCGCCGGCCCGACTCGTACGGAGGGATCGTCGCACCATGA
- a CDS encoding response regulator — protein sequence MSAADASSPHSAPARGTIRVALVDDQALFRAGIRMLVDSQPDLEVVAEASDGAEALTVIRATRPDVVLMDIRMPVMDGLAATAELLGDPEPPRVVMLTTFDLDEAAARAIRQGASGFLLKDADPEFLLAAIRTVHAGSAVIAASATRELFAHFAEATPRTVPPAYGDLTEREREIFALAARGLSNAEIAAREFLSEATVKTHISRILTKLGLRDRVQLVVFAFEHGLA from the coding sequence ATGAGCGCCGCCGACGCGTCGAGCCCGCACAGCGCGCCCGCACGCGGCACCATCCGGGTCGCCCTGGTTGACGACCAGGCCCTGTTCCGTGCAGGCATCCGGATGCTCGTTGACTCGCAGCCCGACCTGGAGGTGGTGGCCGAGGCCTCGGACGGCGCCGAGGCGCTCACCGTGATCCGCGCCACCCGCCCCGACGTCGTGCTGATGGACATCCGCATGCCCGTGATGGACGGGCTGGCGGCGACTGCCGAGCTCCTGGGCGACCCCGAGCCGCCGCGCGTGGTCATGCTCACGACCTTCGACCTCGACGAAGCGGCCGCCCGGGCGATCCGGCAGGGGGCCAGCGGGTTCCTGCTCAAGGACGCCGACCCGGAGTTCCTCCTCGCGGCCATCCGCACGGTGCATGCCGGCTCCGCGGTCATCGCCGCCTCCGCCACCAGGGAGCTGTTCGCCCACTTCGCGGAGGCGACGCCGCGCACCGTGCCCCCCGCCTACGGCGACCTCACCGAGCGCGAGCGGGAGATCTTCGCGCTCGCGGCGCGCGGGCTGTCCAACGCCGAGATCGCGGCGCGCGAGTTCCTCTCCGAGGCCACCGTGAAGACGCACATCAGCCGGATCCTCACGAAGCTGGGCCTGCGCGACCGCGTGCAGCTGGTCGTGTTCGCGTTCGAGCACGGCCTCGCCTGA